Within the Mucilaginibacter sp. CSA2-8R genome, the region AGCCGGTTTATCTGGGCGTATCACAGCACCTTCCTGTAAGTGGTCAACACCGCTTAATACAATTTGGTCGCCGGCTTTAAGGCCATTGGTTACCAGGTAATTGTCGCCGCTTTTGCCGCCAACGGTAATTGGTACTCGTTTTACTTTATTGCTGTCGGCCAGGGTAAACACAAATATTTTATCCTGCATTTCCAATGTGGCCGATTCCGGTACCACCAATACATTATCATGCTGCAGGCTCAGGCGTATTTTGCCGGTATTGCCTGACCGTAACAAGCCATTAGGATTTACAAAGTTGGCTCTAAGGGTAATGGCTCCGGTAGTTTTATCAAACTGGCCATCAATCATATCAATGTGGCCTGTTTTAACATAAGCACTGCCATCAGCCAGTAATAAATTTACCGGTGGCAAATGCTTCAACTTGTCTTTTAGCGTCTCGCCGGGATACTGTTCTTTAAAATGCACAAAGTCTTTTTCGCCCAGAGAGAAGTACACATGCACGTTATGCACGTCCGACAGTTGGGTAAGTTCCTGTGCATCCTGCGGACTAACAAGGCTGCCTTGCTTTTTAAGCAAGCGGCCAATGTAACCGCTAACCGGTGCTTTAATTAGAGTATAGCCTAAGTTGATACGCGCTGTTGATACATTGGCTTTGGCCGACTCTACATTGGCTTTAGC harbors:
- a CDS encoding efflux RND transporter periplasmic adaptor subunit, with the protein product MKNLILAISILTLYSCKPKPEVAQAPPPPLLPVASVNSATQTTYQEYPASIEGTVNVEVRPQVSGALDKVYVDEGAYVAAGQPIFKINEQPFRAALNNALASLHAAEAAQTNAQLDVSKLTPLVANKVISDYQLKNAQAAYQVAKANVESAKANVSTARINLGYTLIKAPVSGYIGRLLKKQGSLVSPQDAQELTQLSDVHNVHVYFSLGEKDFVHFKEQYPGETLKDKLKHLPPVNLLLADGSAYVKTGHIDMIDGQFDKTTGAITLRANFVNPNGLLRSGNTGKIRLSLQHDNVLVVPESATLEMQDKIFVFTLADSNKVKRVPITVGGKSGDNYLVTNGLKAGDQIVLSGVDHLQEGAVIRPDKPADKIAAVTKK